A DNA window from Natranaerovirga pectinivora contains the following coding sequences:
- a CDS encoding type Z 30S ribosomal protein S14 yields the protein MAKKAMKIKQQREPKFSTQAYSRCRICGRPHAYLRKYGICRICFRELAYKGQIPGVKKASW from the coding sequence ATGGCAAAAAAGGCGATGAAAATCAAACAACAACGTGAACCTAAGTTTTCAACACAAGCTTATAGCCGTTGTAGAATCTGTGGTCGTCCACATGCATATTTAAGAAAATATGGTATTTGCAGAATCTGTTTCCGCGAATTAGCCTATAAAGGACAAATTCCAGGAGTTAAAAAAGCAAGCTGGTAA